TAGCCGGAGGGCGATACAGCCAAATAGGCAATATTTTTAGAAAATCTGCTCTATAATTTTCAAACTAATTAAATCGTGGATGCTATTAACACAACATTTACATGTAATGAGTCCATTTCAGGAGGGTATCTACAATATTACTGAACACAGTTCAATTTCTATTCTTATTGAGGTAATATCATGGAAGTTCCAGTCGTCAAACTACCGGACATACAGGCAAACAGGCCACAGATACCGATTAACCTTACACGAGTAGGTGTCACCAACGTAAAGAAACTTGTGGAGGTCAAGAGAAAGGAAAGACGCCCTATCGTCCTGATAGCTACGTTTGACATTTTTGTGGACCTTCCCTCACACCTGAAGGGCGCCAACCTCTCGCGCAACTTCGAAGCAGTGGACGAAGTACTCGAGAAGGCAGTCAATATGCCTGTATATGAGATCGAGCAGCTATGCAGCGATGTCGCCCAGAGCCTGCTGAACCGCCACGAGTATGCCACCCGTGCAGAGGTCATCCTCAAGAGCGAATACGTGGTAAAAAGAGAATCCCCCTCCACCAAAATGGAATGCCAGGAGGTCGTGGAGATCTTTGCCGAAGCTATTGCCATGCGTGAGGATGAGGAGAACATGGTTGTCAAGAAACTCATAGGTGCCGAGGTTGTCGGCATGACCGCCTGCCCCTGCGCACAGGAGATCATGAGGGACAACGCGCGCAAGGAGCTTGAGGCCATAGGGATAGAAGATATCAAGATCGCTGAGTTCCTGCACAGGGTGCCCATGGCAACCCATAACCAGCGCGGCCGCGGGATAATCTCTATCGAGGTGGAAGGAAGCAAGTTCGTATCCCTGGACAAGATCATCGAGATCATTGAGAGGTCCATGAGCTCCAGTGTTTTCGAGCTTCTCAAGCGTTCGGACGAGGCCATGGTAGTCCAAAGGGCTCACAACAACCCGAAGTTCGTTGAGGACTGCGTGCGCACAATGGCCAAGAATGTTGTCAAGGACTTCCCTCTCCTGCCCGATGAAGCAGTTGTGACGATCAAGCAGATCAACGAGGAAAGCATACACAGGCACAATGCTTTTGCCGAAAGGGTCGCGACCCTCGGGGAACTCCGCAGTGAGATCTCCCAGGAGTACATCACAGATATCGTTAAGCATTAATGCTGTGACCACGTACTTTACATGGTCGCAAGTTAAAAATAAGCAAAAGGAAGTCATCACTTGGCCGAAGAGCAATCCCTGGAAGCCCTGGACATCAATGGGGATCCCATAAATGCCGGAAGAGCTGTAAGATACCTGAATACCGGCACCACCGGAAGGGTGCTGGATGTCAGGAAAGATGATGAAGGGACCTGGGCACAGATAGACACAACGGGCCTTTATTACAGAGTCGACTTCCTTGTTATAATTGATCCAAGCGAGCTTAAAGAGAAGAAAGAGACTGAGAAATCAGTGGACGCCGAGGAACTTGCACGGCGCTATTCACAGAGGGGCCCGCAGAACGTTGACATAGGGCAGGTCACCGGCGGCGGATAAGGCGCCGGTTGCCTGTATAGTTTCATTTCTGTTACTTTTTATATCATACCTTCTGCCTGCAGCAATGTGAGGGAGCGTATCCATTCTCCCTTCGGCTCCCTGGAGGTACCCACTACAAGCCTCTTGATACTACCTACTTCCTCCACCATGCCGCTGGCCTCAATGACCTCTCCTGCAAGGGCCTGCCCGGCATAGGTATGCGTATAGGATAATACGTGGTCTATCTCCTCGTGCTCCACCCTGTAGACCGAAGGGCTGTCAAAGGCAAGATCGGCATTGGTGACCCTTGCCTCTATCTTCATTCTCCTGACATCTTTTCCTCTTCTTACAGGCTCGCTTATCTGTTCCCAGTCCCTAACGAAGAGAAGGTCGAAGTAAGTGCCTTCGACCATGCCCCTGTTGCCCTTCCTTTTCTCATGGAGCACAAATTCCTCAAAACTGATCTCGGGGATCCTCTTATTGTATATCTTTCTCCACATGTCCTCGTCAATATCTTCAATGGGCCCTTCTGAGGCCTTTGCTTCCCTGATGGCATCCCTTGCAGTGAACCAGTGGTTGCCGTACACCACAAAATCCACATCCGAACCTTCGTTCTGCAATCCGGGCAGGAATGAGCCTGTGACTCCCATCCTGCTCCTGGGCACGCCTGCCTCTTCAAGGGTCCTGGTGATGGCAGCTATCCTGCTGTCCGACCTGGCCAGTGCGTCTATTACCTCCGGGGGCCTGAGCACCGCCCTGATCTCACTCTCGGGGACGACGTGAACATCCTCCACCCATTCGGGCCTGTTCTTTCTCATGAAATCAAAGGATACGTCAAAATCATACTTTTTATAACGGACGCCATTGAATTCCCTCTCTCCCTTCTCATCGGGGACGTATCTTAGTGTGGATCTTATTCCATGGGGGTGGAAATAGTCTGAAACCGCGAATATCCAGCCTTCCTTTGTGATCAGGAAATCCCTTATCCTTGTCTTAATCATTTGCATCATCCGGAGGTGTTTTGCTGAGTCATCTGTATTTATGCAGTTATTTGAGATAATCTCTGAATCACTCATATGAGTTAAATACATCGGGTTCTATCCAGTATGATGTATCTTTCTTGCACAATGGAACCAGGTGAACCCTTTGATCCCCCTCGATGAATGGATAAAAGATCTGAGGCGCGAATTCCACCGGGAACCGGAACTGAGCTATACTGAGTACCGGACCCAGGAGCGAATTATGTCTGTTCTCGGAGAACTGGGAATCGGCAGCGAAAAAATAGCCGATACCGGTGTGACGGCTGATATCCGGGGCATGGGTCCGGGACCATGCATAGCCATCCGTTCTGATATGGACGCCCTCGCAGTAACGGAGAAACTGACCCTGTCCAACAAAGAGTACATATCCGGTAACAAAGGTGTCATGCATGCCTGCGGGCACGACGGTCACATGGCTATCCTGCTTGGCACGGCACGGCTGCTGAAAGAGCAGCAGGACAGTTTCAACGGCACTGTGCGCCTGATATTCCAGCCCGCAGAAGAGGTCCCTCCCGGGGGTGCCCGGCGGGTGATATCTCAGGGCGGCCTTGAAGGTGTGGATGCACTGATAGGTCTTCATATATTCGGGGATGTGGAAGCAGGTGTCCTCAATATCAGGCCTGGTCCCTGCATGGCAAGCTCCAACCGCTTCAGACTGCACATATTCGGAAAAGGTGGGCATCATTCAAATCCCGGCTTCTGTATAGACCCTATACTGATAGGCTCCGAGTTTATCACAAACCTTTACTCCGAACTGCCCATGCAGGTAGGTGCTGAAAGTTTTGTTCTTGGGATAGGTATCCTCAGTTCCGGCACCCAGTTCAACAGGACCCCGGATGAGCTTGAGATGGACGGAAGCTTCAGGACCTTTGATGATAACGACTCCATGCAGATCGAGAGTACAATGAGGGGCATTCTTGACAGGCTGGTGTCAGGACATTCAAAGGATGCTTTTTCAGGTCTTCCGGGGTATGAACTGGATGTGGAACCAGGTTATCCTGTGCTTATGAACGATGAGACTTTCGCGCGGGCTGCTATAAAAGTGCTCAGGGAGAACAATTTTAAGGTCAATGAGGCCCCTGACAGGATATTCGGCGCAGAGGACTTTGCACTCTATATGCAGGAGGTGCCCGGCATCTTTGCAATTCTTGGTACAAGGAACCCTGAGAAGGGCATCCTCGAAGGTAACCATTCAAGCAGTTTCGATATCGATGAGGATATCCTTATTACAGGTGTCAGGGCGTTCCATGCCATTGTGACGGACTTCCTTAAGCATCCGG
This DNA window, taken from Methanolobus chelungpuianus, encodes the following:
- the mptA gene encoding GTP cyclohydrolase MptA encodes the protein MEVPVVKLPDIQANRPQIPINLTRVGVTNVKKLVEVKRKERRPIVLIATFDIFVDLPSHLKGANLSRNFEAVDEVLEKAVNMPVYEIEQLCSDVAQSLLNRHEYATRAEVILKSEYVVKRESPSTKMECQEVVEIFAEAIAMREDEENMVVKKLIGAEVVGMTACPCAQEIMRDNARKELEAIGIEDIKIAEFLHRVPMATHNQRGRGIISIEVEGSKFVSLDKIIEIIERSMSSSVFELLKRSDEAMVVQRAHNNPKFVEDCVRTMAKNVVKDFPLLPDEAVVTIKQINEESIHRHNAFAERVATLGELRSEISQEYITDIVKH
- a CDS encoding M20 metallopeptidase family protein, whose product is MNPLIPLDEWIKDLRREFHREPELSYTEYRTQERIMSVLGELGIGSEKIADTGVTADIRGMGPGPCIAIRSDMDALAVTEKLTLSNKEYISGNKGVMHACGHDGHMAILLGTARLLKEQQDSFNGTVRLIFQPAEEVPPGGARRVISQGGLEGVDALIGLHIFGDVEAGVLNIRPGPCMASSNRFRLHIFGKGGHHSNPGFCIDPILIGSEFITNLYSELPMQVGAESFVLGIGILSSGTQFNRTPDELEMDGSFRTFDDNDSMQIESTMRGILDRLVSGHSKDAFSGLPGYELDVEPGYPVLMNDETFARAAIKVLRENNFKVNEAPDRIFGAEDFALYMQEVPGIFAILGTRNPEKGILEGNHSSSFDIDEDILITGVRAFHAIVTDFLKHPGEYISPR
- a CDS encoding DUF2098 domain-containing protein — translated: MAEEQSLEALDINGDPINAGRAVRYLNTGTTGRVLDVRKDDEGTWAQIDTTGLYYRVDFLVIIDPSELKEKKETEKSVDAEELARRYSQRGPQNVDIGQVTGGG
- a CDS encoding nucleotidyltransferase domain-containing protein, with translation MIKTRIRDFLITKEGWIFAVSDYFHPHGIRSTLRYVPDEKGEREFNGVRYKKYDFDVSFDFMRKNRPEWVEDVHVVPESEIRAVLRPPEVIDALARSDSRIAAITRTLEEAGVPRSRMGVTGSFLPGLQNEGSDVDFVVYGNHWFTARDAIREAKASEGPIEDIDEDMWRKIYNKRIPEISFEEFVLHEKRKGNRGMVEGTYFDLLFVRDWEQISEPVRRGKDVRRMKIEARVTNADLAFDSPSVYRVEHEEIDHVLSYTHTYAGQALAGEVIEASGMVEEVGSIKRLVVGTSREPKGEWIRSLTLLQAEGMI